The genomic window GTAATGATCTGGTATTATTTACAAATTAATTATTATGGAGAGCAATTTATTCAAGTTCATTTTTTGCAACAGAATTTTGATCGCTTATCCACTGCGGTAGAGGGAAATAGTGGTTCACCTTGGTATTATATAATTGAATTGATCAAATATAGTTTACCGTGGTTACTATTTCTACCTGGTGGCTTAATTTCAGCCTGGAAACAACGTCGAAATAGTTGGGCAAAATTGGTGTTAACAGGCTGTATTCTCTTCTTAGGAATCATTACTGTAATGGGAACCAAATTACCTTGGTATATTATGCCAATTTATCCTTTTTTTGCTCTAGGGGTTGCCTATTATTTATCTAGTTTATATACAAAGGAACAATATTATCCTAAATGGTTAGTTTTTAGTTTCTTTTTTCTTAGTGCCTTAACGATTATAGGAGGTATTTATTTATGGCAAGAAACCCAAGAATTTTTACTTTTAGTTATGTCTGTTGTTCTTGGTATTACCTTCTTATTGACAGCAAAAAAATTAAAAGATAATTCCCATCAGTTTTTGATTATTCTGATTACAGGTTTATATCTTAGTTTGAGTTTATTCATCCTGTCTAAATCTTGGTTATGGGAACTGAATGAAGCATTTGAGGTGAAACCTGTGGCGAATTTAGTTAAAGAAAATACACCCCCTAAAACAATTATTTATACTTCATTTAACTATAGTCGTCCTAGTTTAGATTTTTATAGCGATCGCCAGATACTTGCTAAAGATAATAGTACATTAGAAAAATTGGCTGCATCCTCATCTTATCTGTTATTAGATAAGCCAACTTTTGACAATTTAAAGTTAACCAATGTTAAAATACTAGGAGAAGTGAATCAATTTATTTTGATTTCAACCCATAAGTCACAGCCAAAATAGTTAGAGAGAGTTTAATGACAACTAAAAGAATAATATTAATTGTTTTAACTATTATTTCACTAATCCCAGTTATTTTGTCATTGATTGGCAGTATTAATCAACCCCAAGTTCAGTCCAATTTACAACTTTATCAAACTAACTTAGTGTTGCAAGCATCAGAATTTTCAGGGGATAATATCAGTGAATTTGAGAAAATTCGTGAATCAGTTTTAGGAAAAAACCCTTATCAAGCTGCTCTTAAACAATACAAAGAAGCTCTTAAGCTATCACAGAAAAACTTAACTCAATTAGAAACTAATTTAGAAATTATTAATCAAAAATCTGATCTTATCCAAGAATCAGAAACCACTATTAATTCTATTCCTATTTTTTCAGCAACGAATGAACAACAAAAATTACAAACAGAAGTTAATCGACAAAAAGAAGAAATTGAAACCATAAAAATTAAAATAGGACTATTAGAAATTGCCCAAGGAAATCGAAGCCAAGGGTTAGGAACCTTAGATAATATAGAATTATTATCTTTCTCTCCTTCTGTCCATTATACTGCGGATATTCTTAGCCATTTATGGGATGATAAACCTTCGGTTTTATCTGACTCAGAATCAACAATTAAAAATGAACTCAATGGATGGTTTCGCTATTATTCTCTCAATCAACTTTACCAAGTACAAAATAGAAACAATGATTTAGTTAGTTTACAAGAAAAAGAA from Crocosphaera subtropica ATCC 51142 includes these protein-coding regions:
- a CDS encoding ArnT family glycosyltransferase, whose protein sequence is MFKINTKNDTIWFLLLLILALLLSILNLDNLPLRDWDEGYYAKVAQDMFQSGNWLYLTYADKPFLLKPPLIIWLINISYNLIGISEFSTRFPCALLTAFGVPLLYLVGNNLFSKQQPAILGSLVYLTLLPMVRHGRLAMIDGMINTFLIFSIFSLVKSKQQPLWSIGFGVGLGLIALSKGILALALGGVLGMYILWDNPKIVLKNMMLWLGLLIGFLPVMIWYYLQINYYGEQFIQVHFLQQNFDRLSTAVEGNSGSPWYYIIELIKYSLPWLLFLPGGLISAWKQRRNSWAKLVLTGCILFLGIITVMGTKLPWYIMPIYPFFALGVAYYLSSLYTKEQYYPKWLVFSFFFLSALTIIGGIYLWQETQEFLLLVMSVVLGITFLLTAKKLKDNSHQFLIILITGLYLSLSLFILSKSWLWELNEAFEVKPVANLVKENTPPKTIIYTSFNYSRPSLDFYSDRQILAKDNSTLEKLAASSSYLLLDKPTFDNLKLTNVKILGEVNQFILISTHKSQPK